TGTCGCGGCATGATCGGGAACGAAACGTTTGGCGTCTGCCATCGGCGTACTATCCTCCAAAGAAAGCGGTAAGTTTAGTTCCAAAGGTCGCCGAGCCAAGTCCCAAGGCGACCGACGACGCCGCGCTTGTGACCATTTGCCGGTGCGCCGTCGGATTTCGGGCCGAAGATGACGAGCCCAACCGCCGTCGCGTACTCGGGTTGTTTGACGGCATCATTGAGTCCCGCGAGCGTCGATGGATATCCAATGCGCGTCGGTAGGCCGAAGATCTCACTGGCAGCTGCGTCGATGCCTGACAACCGCGCGCCGCCGCCCGTGAGCACGACTTCGGCTAAGATCATGTCGCGCGCGACATGCTCGGAGATGTGCGCGCGTGCCATGCGGAAGAGTTCGCTGATACGCGGCTCGATGATCGCCCGCAGCTCTTGCGTCGTAACCATCCGCGAGTTTCGTCCGTCAAGTGTCTTTACGGAAAAGCTTGTCTCGTCGCCGAGCTCAAATTTGGCCGCGCTGCCGTACGTACGCTTGACCATCTCGGCTTCGGCGAAATTCGTTTTCAAGCCGAGCGCGATGTCGTTCGTCAGGATATTTCCGCCGACAGGCAACGTTCCGGTATGAATCGCACCGCCGCCCACGTAGACGGCGATATCGGTCGTCCCGCCGCCGATGTCGAGCAAAATCACGCCGACGTGTTTTTCTTCAGGCAAGAGTGTCGCAGCCGATGAAGCAAGCGGCTCGAAGACAAGGCCTGCGGTTTCTAGGCCGGCACGGTGCACGCACTTGAGGACGTTGGCGATGAACGTCGCGCCGCCCGTGACGATGTGCGTCTCGACTTCGAGACGTCCGCCCGACATACCGACCGGATCGGTCACGCCTTCGTGTCCGTCAACGGTATAGTGACGTGGCAGCGCGTGAATGATTTGCCGGTCAGCTGCCAAGTTGATGATCTTTGAGGCGTCGAGGACACGCCGAACGTCACCGTGGACGACCTCGCGCTCCTCACCGGAGACTGCGACGATGCCGCGATTGTTCGTGCTCTGAATGTGCTCGCCGGTCACGCCTACGTAGACTTGGGAGATGGCAACGCCGGCCATCCGCTCCGCTCGTTCCGTCGCGGCTTCGATCGCCCTGACGGTCTCCTCGAGATCGGTTACGACGCCACGACGAAGCCCGGTGGAAGGCGCTTCACCGACACCGATGATCTCGAGGCCGGCGGGTCCGTTGGCGGCGACGACGGCACACGTTTTGGTCGTCCCAATGTCGAGCCCGGCGAGGGTCTGCGACCGCATCCCCTAGATATTGTGTTTCCCTAGGCAAATCCCTACTACTTGTGGTGGCTGCGCTCCTCGACGACGGGGGTCGAGGGTGCGCGGAGGTCGATGACCGCGACGTCCCGGGAGCGCTTCCCATAGGTCTGAAGGATCGGATCGACGAGCGTGGCCTTCTGCGCCAGGTCGCGATCGTCGCCGAAACGCACCGCGATCCCACCGCTTAACGTAACGTCCAGGCCGCCGAAGCGATCGAAGGCGCTGTAGACGGGGTCGACATGATTGGCGCGCAACGTCCGCACGTCCGAAAGAAACCGCGTCAACTGCGCGACGTCGATCGTCGACCCGGCTTGCTGCGGCGTAAGCCCAGGCCACCCGATCACGACCGCGCGCGGCCCATCGTTGCACGATGTTTCGATGACGTGTCCATTTGCATCGACTAAGTATCGCGCGGATGCAGACTGTACGCAGGCCGCCGGCGTTCGTTCAACGACGACAATCCGGACGCTCGCAGGCAACGAACGATGAATGCGCGTCGATTGCACCCACGGAATCGCATCGACACGCGTTTCCGCAGCGTGTTTGTCGATCAACCACGCGTTACGATTGCTCGGAATCGCGGCACGTTTGAGGACATCCGCTACAGCGACGTGCTTGGTTCCATAAACGTCGACGTTCTTCGGAGTGAAACCCGGCCAGGTCGCAATACGGAAGCCCGCGACGCCCGCCGCGATCAGCAGCAGAACGATGAAAATCCAAAATACGCGCAGTCGTGCGAGCAGCGACGGTTTCGCGCGGCGGCGCACCGTCGTCATGCGGCGCTCAAGATGAAACGCTCGATCGCCTCGGCGACACCGTCTTGCTCCACACCGGCGACGATCGCATCGGCCTTTTCACGCAACTCAGGCGGAGCAGTCCCCATTGCGACACCGAAGCCCGCGCTCGTGATGAGCGGCACGTCGTTCCATGAATCCCCGATCGCCATCGTCTCTGCGAGCTCGACCCCATAGTACTTCGCGACCGTCGTAAGCGCGCGTCCCTTGTCGACGTTCGCATCGATGACTTCGACGAACTCGGGTTGACTGCGCGTAACGCTAGCGTCGCCTGCAAGCCAGATGCGCAGCTCTTCTGCATACGCGCCGGCGAGCTTGGGATCGAGCACACAATTGATCTTGGTCGACGGCCGCTCCGCAAAGAATTTCGCGAGCGGACCAACCTCGTGCGCCTCTACCTTCGCAAGCGCCGTATAGCTGCGCGTGTATTCGTCGTTGACTTCCGTGTAAAGCTTGTCCTCAAAATAACCGAGCGCGCGCACACCCTCGCCGGCGGTGCGCTCAAACACCCGGAGGCCCGCCGCAATCGGCATCGGCGTATGGGCGAGACGTTCACCCGACGCAACGACGTACGTGGCTGCACCATGATAGCACACGATAGGCCCCTCGATTCCGATCGCCGCCGCGAACGGACGCGCAGCCGAGAACATGCGGCCCGTAACCATCGTGAACGCGACGCCCGCACCGCGCGCGCGCGTGATAGCGGTCTTGACGTTCTGCGAGATCTGCAGCTTCGTCGAGACGAGCGTTCCGTCCAAATCGAGGGCCACAAGGCGAATCTGGGTCATCGTTTACGCATCCTCGCGCTTTGCGCATGCGCGGGAAGACCTTCGAAATCGGCGAGCGATGCGAGCACGTCCGCATCTTGCTGCATGCGCGCGTCACTGTACTCAACGAGCGACATCGTCCGCATAAAATCGGCGAGACGCAACCCCGATGCGAAACGGGCAGCGCCGGCGGTCGGCAAGACGTGATTCGTTCCGGCGATATAATCGCCGGCCGCAACCGGCGTCGATGCGCCCACAAAGATGGCGCCCGCGTGCCTGACGCGCGGCACGAGCCGCATCGGCTCGCGCGTTTGAATCGAAAGATGCTCCGGCGCAAAACGATCGATAACCTCGACGATCTCGTCTTCGTTACGCGCGTGGATTAGCCAAGCTCGCTCGCCCAGCACACGGCGCACGATCTCGTTGCGTTCCGTCTCTTTCGACGCCGACAATGCATCGGAAACGCGCTCCAACACCTCGCGGCTGGTTGATACCGTTGCGACGCGCGCATACGGGTCGTGCTCGGCTTGTGCAAGCATCTCGCCCGCAACGAACTCGGGCTGCGAAGCCTCATCTGCGACGACGAGGACTTCGGACGGACCGGCGAGTCCATCGATACCGACTGCGCCGAAGACTTGCCGTTTTGCTTCGGTGACCCAGACGCTGCCGGGTCCAACGATTTTATCGACGGGCGCGATTCGCGACGTGCCGTACGCTAGTGCTCCGATTGCCTGCGCACCTCCGACTGCGTACAGCTCGTCGACACCGCAGAGCACGCAGGCGAAAAGAATCGCCGGATTCACGCCGAGTTTCCCGCGGGCGGGCGGCGTTGCGACGACGATGCGACCGACCCCGGCGAGTTTGGCCGGGACCACCGTCATAATGGCCGACGACGGCAGTGATGCAGTCCCGCCCGGGACATACGCACCGATGCTCGCAAGCGGACGGGCGAGCATTGCATAACGTGAGCCGTCGCGTTCGTCGAATTCGATATCCGGGATGCGTTGCCGCGCATGAAACGCGAGCACGCGTTCACGGGCCAGCTCGAGGCCGGCGGCAACCTCGCTCGGAACGAACGTTCGCGCTTCCTCGGGCGGAGGAAGAGCCACTCGCAGCCGCTCGAGCTTAAAATCCGGATCGTCGAAGCGTCGCGCGTAGTCACGTAGCGCGTCGTCACCGCGCGAACGGACGTCGCGCAAGATTTTTGCGACGCTCGCAACGACGTCTTCATTCGGCGCCCATCCCGGCGCGTAAAGGTCGCTCAGCGCGCCGCGATCGCGGCTTTCAACAATCGGGGGCGGCTTCACGCCCGCACCGGATCGGTTTGGGCTCCCAGACGCTCCAGAAGACCGCGAAGCTCGGCGTACTTCGCGCGGAAGCGAATCGGATTGACGACGAAGCGCGCCGTCGAGCGCTCGATTTCGTCGACGATGACGAGATCGTGGTCGCGCAGCGTGTTTCCCGTTTGCGTAAGATCGACGATGAGATCTGCCAAACCGACGAGTGGTGCAAGCTCGACCGAGCCATGCAGCGGGATGATCTCGACTGGAAGGTCACGTTCCGAGAAAAAGACTTCCGTGCTCCGAACGTACTTCGTTGCGACGCGCAAGAACGTCGGCAACGCCGCACCTTCGTGATAGCGATCGATGCGGCGCGCCGCGACGACCAGACGGCAGGCACCAAATCCGAGATCGGCGAGCTCGCTGACATGACGATCGGTTTCCCACAGAACATCCTTACCGACGATCCCGCAGTCCGCAGCGCCAAACTCGACATAGGCGGGGACGTCACTCGGCCGCAAGAACACGAGCTCAACCTTGTCGTCGACGCGCACTGCAAGGCGCCGGCCTGCGTCTTCCGGCACGTCGATTCCCGCCGCGCGCAGCCGGGCCGCCGCATCGTCGAAGAGCGCACCCTTGGGGACCGCAATCACTAAGCTCATCAGTGCGGAGCCCCGAACGGGCGCGCAACCTCGAGGGGTGTCGACGGTCCTTTGCGCACACGCAGCTCTTTTACGGCCCCGTTACGCGCGACCAAAATGCGCGGAATGCCGTGCGCACGCGCGTCGGCGATCAGCGCTTCATCGCTGAGATCGGCAGAGGCGCAGCGCACCACGTTGCCGGCTGCCCGTTCGCGTGCGGCTACGATATCGGAGCCGGCAACCAGCATATCGATGCGGGGACGTTTGCGGTCGAGATGCCGTCCGCGACGTTCCAGCGCGATCAAAATGCGTTCGATCCCACCCATCCAGCCAACCGCAGGGACGTCAAACCCGAAGCGCGGCAGCAAACTGTCGTAGCGTCCTCCGCCGCAGAGTGAGAATCCGATTTCTTCGATGTAGCCTTCGAAAACGAAACCCGTGTAGTATTCGAGATCGCGCAGCATTGCAAAATCGACGTTGATGCGCCCGCCGATCCCCAGACTCTGAGCGCGATTCAGTAATTGCTCGAGCCGATCGAGTGCAATTTGCGATACCGGTGTGACGCACAGCGGCCTGACTTTATCGAGCGCCTCCAGGCCCCCGCGCAACATCGCATATTCCGTCAGGCGTGGATCGCATTCGCGTAACGCAACGATGTTGCGATCCGAGATCGCCTGCTTGCAACGTTTGCGGTCGCCGGGCGGAATTTGCATCGCTTCCAAAACGCCGTCGACGACGTTCCCGTCATTGATGTCGAACGCTGCATCCGAGAGTCCCACCGCGTCCAGAACCTCGACCGCCATGAACAGCGCCTCGGCATCTGCATCGACGCCGCCCCAGCCGATCAGCTCGACGCCGGCCTGCGTGAACTCGCGCATGCGGCCCTCTTGCGGCTCTTCGTAGCGATACGCCGGCGCAATGTACGAGAGACGAAGCGGCAGTGGATCTTCGCGCATGCGCGTTGACACGAGCCGTGCGATCGGAGTCGTCATCTCAGGGCGCAACGCCATCGCATTGGCTTGACGATCCGTAAAGCGAAACGTTTCGTCGGTCAGCGTGTCGCCGAGACCGAACTCGAGCACTTCGAAGCGCTCGAATCCGGGCGTCATCACTTCTTGATACGACCAGCGTCCGAAGACCGCACGAATTTTCTGCTCGATCTCGCGTTTGCGAGCAAGCTCGTGCGGAAGCCAGTCGCGGACCCCCGCAGGAAGCCGCACTAGGGTGGACCCTCGACGACGTTCACAGCACCAAAGATTCGCTCGAGCTCCTTGCGAACGCTCGCGCTTCCCGTGATCCCACGCTCAACGCGCCGGGATTCCGCGCCCACGTGCAATACGACCGGCACGGGTCCTGGGAATTCCACACATAAAGCGGCTAGCGCGTCGACCTGTTCGCGGCGGCCTACCGAAAGATGCCAACCCGGGGGCAACGGGTCGCTCGCGGGACGAACGAACGGTGTCACCGTCGAGACCTGCATCGTCGCCTCCGGCGGGGCCTCCGTAGCTGCGGCGTTCCCGGGGCGCTCGCGCACACGTATGCGCCCTGAAAGAACGACGATGTGATCCTGCACGAACGGCGCTTGTAATTCATCGTAGAGCTTCGGATAGACGACGCACTCGATGCTGCCGCTCATGTCTTCGAGCGTCGCGATCAGCATTTGTGACTGCGCGCGAGTGAGCGTCCGGCGCACGTGCGTCAAAAGACCGGCGATGGTGACGGCCTCTTCTTCGGTCCGTGTCTTCGCATCGCGAATATTGATCGCCCCGCTGCGTGCGAGAGCCTCGGCGATGTCCGCCAGCGGATGTCCGGAGAGAAACACGCCGAGCGTGTCACGTTCCCAGCCAAGCATCTCTAGCGGATGCGGTGCTGCGAGGTTGCGCAACTTCGGCGCGATCTTCGCGGTGCCGTTCGACTCGCCGAACAATGAGACTTGACCCAGCTCGCGCTCGCGCGCGTGCGCCGCGGCCAGATCGAGCGCCGCATCGATCGCGTCAAGCAGCTGAGCGCGATTGCCCTCGAGTGAGTCAAGCGCCCCCGATTTCACGAGCGCTTCGAAGACGCGCCGATTGGCGTGCTTCGGATCGACGCGGCCGGCGAACTCGAAGATGCCTGTGAACCTGCCACCTTCTTCGCGCGCGTCTAAGATCGAGCGCACCGCATTCTCGCCAACGCCCTTGATCGCTGCCAAGCCGAATCGGATCTGCCCGATCCCGCCATCCGCGAGCGAGGTGAAGTCGACCAACGACTCATTGACGTCGGGCGGCAGCACGGTGATTCCGATCTTGCGCGCTTCATCGATGTACTCGACGAGCTTGTCGGTCTTGTCTTTCACCGAGGTCATCAGTGCGGAGAGATATTGGAGCGGGTAGTTCGCTTTCAGATACGCCGTTTGATAAGCGATCCAGCCATATGCGACCGCGTGGGCCTTGTTGAAACCGTAGCCCGCAAAGGGCTCGATGAACGTGAATATCTCATTTGCAACGCGACGGTCCACGCCCTCACGTTCCGCACCGGCCAAGAATTTCTCGCGGTAGATCGGAACCTGATCTTTGAGCTTCTTGCCCACGACCTTGCGCAACTCATCAGCTTCGGACATCGAGAATCCGGCGATGTCACGCGCGATTTGCATGATCGATTCTTGATAGATTGCGATTCCGTAGGTGTCGCGCAGAATCGGCTCGAGCTTAGGATGCACGTACGTTGTCGGCTCGCGTCCGTGCTTGCGCGCGATATATTTCGGGATCCATTCCATCGGTCCGGGCCGATAGAGGGCCACGAGCGCGACGACGTCGTCGAACGAGTTCGGTCGCAGCTCGGTGACGACGCGCTTCATCCCCTCGGATTCCAGCTGGAAGACCCCGATCGTCTCCGCGCGGCTGAGCATCTCGAACGTCTTCTGGTCGTCGTCCGGAATCTTCTCGAGATCGAAGTCCGGGCTCGTCGTGCGCCGGATTTCGTCGGACGCGTTCTTCATGACGGTGAGATTGCGAAGCCCCAGAAAGTCCATCTTGAGCAGGCCGATCTTCTCGACCCATCCCATGTCGTATTGCGTGTTGACGTCGCCTTCGCCCAGCTTGATCAGCGGTGCATAGTCTATCAACGGCCCCTTCGAGATCACCACCCCGGCCGCGTGCGTCGAAGCGTGACGCGCCATCCCCTCGATCGTACGCGCCGTATCGCACAGCTCGCGAATCTGCGCGTTCATATCGTAGAGCGAACGCAGTTCGGGAATCGATGCGAGCGCTTGTTCGATCGTCAAGCCTCCCGGACCGGAGGGGATCAGCTTCGCAACGCGGTCGACGTCTTGCAGGGGAACGCCGAGCGCGCGCCCTGCGTCGCGGACTGCAGCACGCGCAGCCATCGTCCCAAACGTGACGATTTGCGCGACACGTTCGGTGCCGTATTTTTCCGTCACGTAACGGATGACTTCGTCGCGGCGATCGACACAGAAATCGGTGTCGATATCCGGCATCGAGATCCGATCGGGGTTGAGGAACCGTTCGAAGATCAGCTTGAACTTGAGCGGGTCGAGGTTCGTAATTCCAAGACAGTACGACGCGACGGAACCCACGGCAGAACCACGACCCGGCCCGACCGGAATATCATTGTCGCGCGCGTACTTGATGAAATCCCAAACGATCAGGAAGTACGAGGCGTAGCCCATCTTCTTGATGACCGAGAGCTCGTAGTCGAGCCGCTCTTGCAGCGAGGCATCGTTCGCGGCGCGTTCCTGACCGTAGCGTTCGCTCAAGCCCTCGAGGCACAGCTCGCGGAGATAGTCGTCCGGCGATCGTTCTACCGGGAGCAAATCGCCGCTGACCGCATCGGCTATCGCTATCGAGGTCGCGACCGCTGCGTCGCGCCCGAGACTGAACAGTGACGGCGCCGTAGTGGCGCGCGGCGGCACCGGATAGTCGGGAAGATGAAACACCTTTTCGGGAATCTTGATGTCGATGCGCTTTGCGATCGCGATCGTATTGTCGCAAGCGTCCGGGAGGTCGGCAAAGAGCTCGCGCATTTCGCTCGCCGACTTGACGTAGTACTCCGGCGTGGAAAACTTCAGCCGGTTGGTGTCGGCGACTTGTTTCCCCGTCCCGATGCAAAGCAGCACGTCGTGCGCGACGGCGTCGTCACGCTGCAGGTAGTGTGAGTCGTTGGTCGCGACCAGTGGAATGTTCAGCTCGTGCGCGACCTTGATCAAACCCGTATTGATCGCATCTTCCTCAGGCATCCCGTGACGCATGATTTCGATATAGAAACGGTCACCGAAGATGTCCAAATACGTGCGCGCGGCTCGTTTGGAGCCTTCGTAGTCGTTCTTCAGCAGCGGCGCCGCGCACAAGCCCGACATGCAGCCTGAAAGAACGATGAGGCCATCGTTGTGCTGCGCCAGCAAATCGAGATCGATTCGCGGCTTGTAATAGTAGCCTTCGAGAAAGCCTTTTGAGATCAGAGCGACGAGATTGCGGTACCCGACGAGATCGGCTGCGAGAAGTGTGACGTGCGCCTCATCTCGCACCGTCCGGTCGAAGCGACCTCGGGGAGCGATGTACGCCTCGCACCCGACGATGGGGGTAAGCCCGTGATCCTTCGCCGCGTAGTAGAATTCCATCGCGCCGAACATTACGCCGTGATCTGTGAGCGCAACGGCGGGTGCTCCGTCCTGGGCGGACCGCTTGCAAAGCGCATCGACGCGACATGCGCCATCGAGCAAAGAGTACTCGCTGTGCACGTGAAGGTGGACGAAGGAGTTCAAACCGCTCACAAGGGTTCTTGCGCGGCATAGGACTGCCCTCGGAGGCCTCCGAAGCCGCTTGTTATAGTGGCCGATCCCACTGTTCTTTCGCTCGACGAGTTACGAGCGCGTATCGACGAGCTCGAACGGCGCCTTTCCGAGGTTGAATCGGAGCGCAACGAGCTTGCTGCTGAAAACGCGGAGCTTCTGGTTTTCCAGCAGGTTCTCTCGACGATCAACGCGAGCTTGGCGATCGATGACATTCTCTCAATTGTAATCCGCGGCGTGCGTGAAGCGCTACGCTTCCGCCGGATCATTTTGTTCGACATGGTCGAAGGCCGCGCGCGCCGCCGCCTGGAGACCAACAACGAAGGCAACGTCGTCCCCTCGCGCTCCGGCGATTTCCGCGAGAGCTCGTCGCTGCGCGGCGTGGTCCAGCGGACGATCGACTACCATCTCGGCTCCTCCGGCGACGGCGAATCGCCGGTCGGGGGAACGAAGGGCGCGTACGCGCTCGTCCCGATGATCAGCCGCGATATCGTGCGCGGCGTCTTGTATGTCGAAGGCCCTCCGACCGAGGGGATCACCGACATGCAGGTGCGGATGCTGATCGACTTCGGATCGCAAGCGGCGATCGCAATCGAAAACGCACAGCTGCTCGCCGAGACGCAACAGCTTGCCATGACGGATTCTCTAACAGGGCTTCTCAATCGGCGCGCCCTCGAGCAGATGCTCGACCGAGAGCTGCTCAACGCCGAGCGCTACAACGCGCACCTCGCCTTCTTCATCTTCGATCTGGACGATCTCAAGACGATCAACGATACCGGCGGGCATCCCGCGGGTGACGCCGCCCTAAAGGCGCTGGCCGAAGTTCTTAAAGGAAGCGCGCGTAAGGGCGACATCGTGGCCCGCTACGCCGGCGACGAATTCGTCCTGGTTCTCACCAACACGAATCGGCCAGCTGCCGTCCGCGGCGTCGAACGCGTCTTCACAAACCTCGATCGCCACCACGTCAAAGCCTCGGCGGGCGCCGCTATCTTCCCGAACGACGGAACCGACGGGAAAGCGCTATTCCGCTCGGCCGACGCCGCGCTCTACGTCTCAAAGCAAGCCGGCAAGAACCGCTTCTTTTTCTTCGACGCGTTAACGCAAGCCGCGCAAGCGTCACGTCAACGGGGTTAGTAGCCGGCTCTAGTCGACGTCGATGAGCTTGGTGTGCCCGTCGTCGCAGCTGACGAGCACGTTCGTCATGTGATCGACGACGGTCTGCAGCGTGCGGTCGGTGCACCGGCTGCGCACACGCAGCCACACATACGGCGCGCCTTGCCGCATGGTGTATTTCACGAAGTTGTATTCGATCAGCGGCAGTCTGTTCTCGGAGTACGGATCGATGCGGCTCTTGGCGAGCAGCGCTTCGGCGATCTTATCTTGGGTCTGCTGCGTGATCAGCGAGTCGCGTTGCGCAGCCGAGAGCGTCGTGCCCTCGGAGAAGTCGGCGTTGTTCTCGACCGTCCACAACATGAGACGATCCCAGTCGTCATCGGCAATCGACTTCAGCTTTAGCCCGTAGCGGAAGTGATCGACGCCCTTCACTTTGACGACGTCGCTCCAACGGACAGTCCCGATCACCGTGAACGGTTTTGCCTGAATAACGGCGCCGAGCATGAGCTCGGCGGAAAGATCCTTGACCGGCTGCTGCAAGAGAACGCAGAGCCCGCCTCCGCTGATATCCAGCCCTACGAGCGGTACTCGCTCACCCGGGGTGGCGTAGTAGACGCCCTGAAAAGGCTTTGTCCGACGAAAAAATTTCCGCCGGTTCGGAGTGGACGGCTGCTGCGGCGTCGTGGTCGCCGAGGTCGTCTTAGCCACCGTCGCTATTTAAGCGTAAGCCGCCGCGTATGCCTGCCCGCATGGCCGGAAGACCTCCCATTTTACAAAAACTTACAGGGGGAAGGCCAGCCGGGAAAGGGGAAGCCGCCGTGCGGCCCAGCCTTCCAGAGCCGGTCGCCATTTCGGAGGGACAGTTTTGCGTCTCAAGCGCCATCAAGCCACAGGCATTGGCCTGCTGCTCATCCACGTCATCGCCCTCGCAGCATTCTTGCCGATGTTTTTCAGCTGGTCGGCCTTGTTGGTCGCCTTCGTCTTATACAACATAACGGCGCTGGGGATCACCCTCTGTTATCATCGTACGCTTACGCACCGCGGGTTACGCTTGAACACTGCGGCCGAATACGTCGGCGTGATTTTCGGCGCGCTCGCGTTGCAAGGCGGGCCAATCGAATGGGTCTCGACGCATCGCAAGCATCATGCATTCTCGGACGGCGAGGACGATCCACACACGATGGCCCGCGGTTTCCTGTGGGCGCATTGCTCGTGGCTCTTCCGTCAAAATGCCAAGATGTGCACCGAGGCGGATGTGCGCCACTTCGCGCCGGACGTCGTCGACGTTCCGTTCTATCGTTGGGTCGATCGCAACACGCTTTGGCTGCAAATCGCGCTGGGCGTTGGGCTTTTGGCTGTGGGCGGCTGGTCGTGGGTGATTTGGGGAATCTTTGCACGCCTGGTCGTTTGCTATCACATTACGTGGATGATCAACAGCGTCGCCCATATGATCGGCTACCGTTCATTCAAGACGACCGATCTTTCAACGAATTGCTGGTGGCTCGCGCTCCTGTCGTGGGGCGAAGGCTGGCACAACAACCACCACGCGTTTCCGTTCTCGGCACGTTTCGGACTGCGCTGGTTCGAGTTCGATCCGACCTGGCTGATGCTGCGCGTATTGCGCCTGATGCATCTCGCCCATGAGATCAAGATTCCCACGCGCGAAATGCTCGAGCGCCTGCGCAACCCCGCGAAGCAGAAGCGGGCCGCGCGCGC
Above is a genomic segment from Candidatus Baltobacteraceae bacterium containing:
- a CDS encoding GGDEF domain-containing protein translates to MADPTVLSLDELRARIDELERRLSEVESERNELAAENAELLVFQQVLSTINASLAIDDILSIVIRGVREALRFRRIILFDMVEGRARRRLETNNEGNVVPSRSGDFRESSSLRGVVQRTIDYHLGSSGDGESPVGGTKGAYALVPMISRDIVRGVLYVEGPPTEGITDMQVRMLIDFGSQAAIAIENAQLLAETQQLAMTDSLTGLLNRRALEQMLDRELLNAERYNAHLAFFIFDLDDLKTINDTGGHPAGDAALKALAEVLKGSARKGDIVARYAGDEFVLVLTNTNRPAAVRGVERVFTNLDRHHVKASAGAAIFPNDGTDGKALFRSADAALYVSKQAGKNRFFFFDALTQAAQASRQRG
- a CDS encoding fatty acid desaturase encodes the protein MRLKRHQATGIGLLLIHVIALAAFLPMFFSWSALLVAFVLYNITALGITLCYHRTLTHRGLRLNTAAEYVGVIFGALALQGGPIEWVSTHRKHHAFSDGEDDPHTMARGFLWAHCSWLFRQNAKMCTEADVRHFAPDVVDVPFYRWVDRNTLWLQIALGVGLLAVGGWSWVIWGIFARLVVCYHITWMINSVAHMIGYRSFKTTDLSTNCWWLALLSWGEGWHNNHHAFPFSARFGLRWFEFDPTWLMLRVLRLMHLAHEIKIPTREMLERLRNPAKQKRAARAAKVSA
- a CDS encoding PilZ domain-containing protein, producing MAKTTSATTTPQQPSTPNRRKFFRRTKPFQGVYYATPGERVPLVGLDISGGGLCVLLQQPVKDLSAELMLGAVIQAKPFTVIGTVRWSDVVKVKGVDHFRYGLKLKSIADDDWDRLMLWTVENNADFSEGTTLSAAQRDSLITQQTQDKIAEALLAKSRIDPYSENRLPLIEYNFVKYTMRQGAPYVWLRVRSRCTDRTLQTVVDHMTNVLVSCDDGHTKLIDVD